The following are encoded in a window of Narcine bancroftii isolate sNarBan1 chromosome 2, sNarBan1.hap1, whole genome shotgun sequence genomic DNA:
- the LOC138754436 gene encoding C-type natriuretic peptide prohormone-like has product MTSAWREIKDGGSEHRSKGKEAASEEIDSPSSNQIRSSKMSGNTNFYCGLVLMLLLQVQGRPRSDDSLQALTRLLEDEYGQYFTSEDLNNEAPEIPPAASLPDLNTDQSDLDLSWDREPREIASRPILARILKDISSNPLRFRGRSKKGPSRGCFGVKLDRIGAMSGLGC; this is encoded by the exons ATGACGTCAGCCTGGAGGGAAATAAAAGACGGTGGGTCTGAGCACAGAAGCAAAGGGAAAGAGGCAGCGAGCGAAGAGATTGATTCGCCGTCATCCAACCAAATCAGAAGCTCAAAGATGAGCGGAAACACTAATTTCTACTGCGGACTcgtgctcatgctcctgctccaaGTTCAAGGCAGACCAAGATCTGACGACAGCCTGCAG GCCTTGACCAGACTGCTGGAAGATGAATATGGGCAATACTTCACCTCCGAAGACCTGAACAACGAAGCGCCAGAGATACCGCCAGCCGCTTCCCTCCCCGACCTAAACACTGACCAGTCCGATTTGGACCTCTCCTGGGACCGCGAACCCCGAGAGATCGCCAGCCGACCCATCCTGGCCCGAATCCTTAAGGACATCAGCAGCAACCCCCTCCGGTTTAGAGGCAGAAGCAAAAAAGGACCATCTCGGGGCTGCTTCGGGGTGAAACTGGATAGAATCGGGGCCATGAGCGGCCTGGGCTGTTAG
- the LOC138754437 gene encoding C-type natriuretic peptide-like codes for MGACTASYCGLALVLLIHVEARPNPQQSIEILTKRLEEVEPFLTNEKGANEADETSPTDNSFDLPNAQSELERISNLQELEGSHTVSDDSLLRLLQDITNGPLRSITRSRKRSTGGCFGMKLDRIGAMSGLGC; via the exons atgggCGCTTGCACAGCTTCCTACTGCGGACTCGCGCTTGTCCTCCTAATCCATGTCGAGGCGAGACCCAATCCACAGCAAAGCATCGAG ATTTTGACTAAACGATTAGAGGAGGTTGAGCCTTTTCTAACTAATGAAAAAGGGGCCAACGAAGCAGATGAAACATCACCGACTGACAACTCCTTCGACTTGCCAAATGCCCAGAGCGAACTGGAACGTATTAGTAACTTGCAGGAACTCGAAGGCAGCCACACAGTTTCCGATGATTCCTTGCTACGACTTCTCCAAGACATTACCAACGGCCCTCTGAGGTCCATAACGAGAAGCAGGAAAAGGTCAACAGGAGGCTGCTTTGGAATGAAGCTGGACAGAATTGGTGCAATGAGTGGCCTGGGATGTTGA